From a region of the Candidatus Zixiibacteriota bacterium genome:
- a CDS encoding histidinol-phosphatase, whose amino-acid sequence MQKKADGSCQYTGVIHVHTTESDGTKSLEEVVAIGRETGLEFMLFSDHMNLNNREAGKEGFYGDTLVLIGYEHNDLDDCHHYLLFDSPRVYPKDMTAAQYVAAGAADGALGILAHPDEIREAIVEHPAYPWKDWSVRGYNGIELWNQMSEWMEKLTPSNKLIMAFSPRKSMVGPTDRILRKWDELNRSRKVVGIAGVDAHAFPIKVGPLTVEIFPYKVHFRSLRCYIALPEELSRDLDRARLQLYAAIRECRLYFANVRWGDAENFEFWCENSRRKVGSGGELNLEDGKTVIEVKTPEAARLNLVRNGESIFCEKTDHITYELSEPGLYRVEAWKGRRGWIFSNHIRVGGES is encoded by the coding sequence ATGCAAAAAAAGGCTGACGGCTCCTGTCAATATACCGGTGTGATTCACGTTCACACGACCGAGTCCGACGGCACCAAATCTCTGGAAGAAGTGGTGGCGATTGGTCGAGAAACCGGCCTCGAATTCATGCTCTTTTCGGATCACATGAATCTCAACAATCGCGAGGCCGGTAAAGAAGGCTTTTACGGCGATACCCTGGTCCTGATCGGTTACGAACACAACGATCTCGATGACTGCCATCATTATCTGCTGTTCGATTCTCCCCGGGTTTATCCGAAAGACATGACCGCAGCACAGTACGTAGCGGCCGGAGCCGCCGACGGGGCTCTCGGTATTCTGGCTCACCCCGACGAAATAAGAGAGGCGATTGTCGAGCATCCTGCTTATCCCTGGAAAGATTGGTCTGTCAGGGGATACAACGGTATCGAACTATGGAATCAGATGTCCGAATGGATGGAGAAGCTCACGCCCTCGAACAAACTTATCATGGCGTTTTCCCCGCGTAAGTCGATGGTCGGTCCGACCGATCGCATTCTTCGTAAATGGGACGAATTGAACCGGTCGCGCAAAGTGGTCGGCATCGCCGGGGTGGATGCCCACGCTTTTCCGATCAAAGTCGGCCCACTCACCGTTGAGATATTTCCGTATAAAGTCCATTTCCGTTCCCTGCGTTGCTACATCGCTTTACCGGAAGAATTAAGTCGCGATCTTGACCGGGCTCGTCTCCAATTATATGCAGCCATAAGAGAATGTCGGCTTTATTTCGCCAACGTTCGTTGGGGCGATGCCGAGAACTTCGAATTCTGGTGTGAAAACTCACGACGCAAGGTCGGCAGCGGCGGTGAACTGAACCTCGAAGATGGAAAAACCGTGATTGAGGTGAAAACACCCGAAGCGGCCCGGTTGAACCTGGTCCGAAACGGTGAGAGTATTTTTTGTGAGAAAACGGATCATATCACATATGAACTGTCCGAACCGGGTTTATATCGTGTAGAAGCCTGGAAGGGAAGACGCGGCTGGATTTTTTCTAACCATATTAGAGTCGGAGGGGAGTCCTGA
- a CDS encoding NADH-quinone oxidoreductase subunit A yields MFDTIYPILFLMLCGVVMAVAFLLLSSYVGKRTRLGKKNDPYECGVEPVGTTRNPVPVKFYLVAILFILFDIEIIFLYPWAVISRRLGIFGFVEMLVFIIILLVGYFYVLGRGALKWE; encoded by the coding sequence ATGTTTGATACTATTTATCCCATTCTGTTTCTGATGCTCTGCGGGGTTGTTATGGCTGTGGCATTCTTGCTCCTCTCTTCGTACGTGGGCAAGCGAACCCGGCTAGGTAAAAAGAATGACCCTTACGAATGTGGTGTGGAGCCGGTAGGTACCACCCGGAATCCGGTGCCGGTTAAATTCTACCTGGTGGCCATTCTATTTATCCTTTTTGATATAGAAATCATCTTTTTATATCCCTGGGCGGTGATCTCCCGTCGTCTCGGCATCTTCGGTTTTGTTGAAATGCTGGTATTCATTATCATCCTCCTGGTAGGTTACTTTTACGTTCTGGGACGAGGAGCCCTCAAATGGGAATAG
- a CDS encoding NADH-quinone oxidoreductase subunit C — MEEKIRGFLKERFPEAVLKEEEFRGDLSFFIKPEALVDICQALLESTDLDVKYLCDITTVDWLGHESESEGRFEMVYNLYSLSGKYRFFLKARISGNNPKIATLCDLWPSANWLEREVWDLFGITFEGHPDLTRILLPDEFEGYPLRKDHELHYEQPMFSWNKDDPPEVIK; from the coding sequence ATGGAAGAGAAAATTAGAGGCTTTCTAAAGGAACGGTTCCCGGAGGCGGTACTCAAAGAAGAAGAGTTTCGCGGCGATCTCAGTTTCTTCATCAAGCCCGAAGCCCTGGTCGACATCTGTCAGGCTCTGCTGGAAAGCACCGATCTGGATGTCAAATACCTCTGCGATATAACCACCGTTGACTGGCTGGGACATGAAAGCGAGTCCGAGGGCCGCTTCGAGATGGTCTATAATCTGTATTCTCTTAGCGGCAAATACCGTTTCTTTCTTAAAGCCCGTATATCCGGTAACAATCCCAAAATCGCGACGTTGTGTGATCTGTGGCCGTCGGCTAACTGGCTGGAACGTGAAGTCTGGGATTTGTTCGGTATCACTTTCGAAGGACACCCCGATCTGACCCGCATTCTGTTGCCGGATGAGTTCGAGGGATACCCGCTCCGTAAAGACCATGAGTTACATTATGAGCAGCCAATGTTTAGCTGGAACAAGGACGATCCGCCCGAGGTGATAAAATAA
- the nuoD gene encoding NADH dehydrogenase (quinone) subunit D, whose amino-acid sequence MSESRILTVNMGPQHPSTHGVLRVVLELDGETVISARPVVGYLHTGIEKTLESKLYNKAIPCTDRMDYLAPMSNNLGYCLAVEKLMEIDVPDKVKWARVILAELTRINSHLVWLGTHAMDLGALSMMLYTFRERESIIDVYEACAGQRMMTTYIRIGGLAWDLPSDFDKKVRTACDNVERGIEDYEKLLTGNQIFLNRTKGIAVISAEDAIAWSLSGPMLRGSGVKRDVRKDDPYSGYENFDFDVCLGKTGDAFDRYKLRVDEMRQSIRIIRQALDGIPEGPYRAHVPGVVLPPKEDILYKMESLIFHFKIITEGFKAPTGSVYQGIESPKGELGFYITGDGTTKARRVRVRPPCFINLACLPVLCEGSLLADVVCAVGTIDIVLGEVDR is encoded by the coding sequence ATGTCGGAGTCAAGGATCCTTACCGTAAACATGGGGCCGCAGCACCCGTCGACCCACGGTGTGCTTCGGGTGGTGCTTGAGCTGGATGGTGAGACGGTTATCTCGGCTCGTCCCGTAGTCGGTTATCTCCATACCGGCATCGAAAAGACTCTGGAATCGAAGCTTTATAATAAAGCCATTCCATGCACCGACCGGATGGATTATCTCGCCCCCATGAGTAACAACCTGGGCTATTGCCTGGCGGTCGAGAAGCTCATGGAGATCGATGTCCCGGACAAGGTCAAATGGGCTCGCGTTATCCTGGCTGAATTAACGCGTATCAACTCGCACCTGGTCTGGCTGGGTACGCATGCCATGGACCTCGGCGCTTTGTCGATGATGCTCTATACATTCCGTGAGAGAGAGTCAATTATCGACGTTTACGAGGCTTGTGCCGGACAACGCATGATGACTACTTATATCCGCATTGGCGGGCTGGCGTGGGATCTTCCGTCCGATTTCGACAAGAAGGTTCGTACCGCTTGCGACAACGTCGAACGCGGTATTGAAGATTACGAGAAGCTGCTCACCGGCAATCAGATTTTCCTTAACCGCACCAAGGGAATTGCCGTTATTTCAGCCGAAGACGCCATTGCCTGGTCACTTTCGGGACCGATGCTTCGCGGCAGCGGTGTTAAACGCGATGTCCGTAAGGATGACCCCTATTCCGGATATGAGAATTTCGATTTCGATGTTTGTCTCGGCAAGACCGGTGATGCCTTCGATCGGTACAAACTTCGTGTCGATGAAATGCGCCAGTCAATAAGAATCATCCGTCAGGCGCTGGACGGCATACCCGAGGGGCCGTATCGTGCTCATGTTCCGGGAGTCGTTCTGCCACCTAAGGAAGATATTCTATACAAGATGGAATCGTTGATATTCCATTTCAAGATCATTACCGAAGGTTTCAAGGCGCCGACCGGCTCGGTGTATCAGGGAATCGAGTCGCCCAAGGGTGAACTCGGATTCTATATTACCGGCGACGGTACGACCAAGGCGCGTCGCGTACGAGTGCGGCCACCCTGTTTTATCAATCTGGCTTGTCTGCCGGTCCTCTGTGAGGGAAGTCTGTTGGCCGACGTCGTGTGTGCCGTTGGAACCATTGATATTGTGCTGGGAGAAGTTGACCGATGA
- the nuoE gene encoding NADH-quinone oxidoreductase subunit NuoE translates to MILTEESVARIKEKAARYPSAKSAILPAITVAYRQVGHLNNEIYHEISKIIGVPYVEIAEAATFYTMFPKEPVGKYLIQVCHNISCSLLGADGLISYLEQKLGIKKGETTSDGLFTLISVECLGSCATAPMMQINQDYYENLTREKVDQILEELRSKA, encoded by the coding sequence ATGATTCTCACTGAAGAGTCAGTCGCCCGCATAAAGGAGAAGGCCGCCCGGTATCCGTCGGCCAAGTCGGCGATTTTGCCGGCCATAACCGTGGCTTATCGTCAGGTCGGGCATCTCAATAACGAAATTTATCACGAGATCTCCAAAATCATCGGCGTACCGTACGTTGAGATCGCCGAGGCCGCTACTTTCTATACGATGTTCCCCAAGGAGCCGGTCGGCAAGTACCTCATTCAGGTTTGCCACAATATCTCCTGCTCGTTGTTGGGCGCCGACGGTCTGATCAGTTACCTGGAGCAGAAACTCGGGATAAAGAAGGGGGAGACCACCTCCGACGGCCTGTTCACTTTGATCTCGGTCGAGTGTCTGGGATCCTGTGCAACGGCCCCGATGATGCAGATTAACCAGGATTACTATGAGAATCTGACCCGCGAAAAAGTGGATCAGATATTGGAAGAGCTTAGGAGCAAGGCCTGA
- the nuoF gene encoding NADH-quinone oxidoreductase subunit NuoF, whose amino-acid sequence MFYSPVRTNAAEVAKSDRLHLFRYVEDPDQVNIDTYVKHGGWAIWPKVLKEWSAENVQLEVKNSGLRGRGGAGFPTGVKWGFLPKGLNKPVYLCCNADESEPGTCKDRVILERDPHAVIEGMCIAAYAIGCHLMFIYIRGEFAHCADMIEKALGEAYKAGHLGKNIHGSGYDLDMIVHTGGGAYICGEETALLNSLEGERGMSRIKPPFPAVEGLYSCPTIINNVESLTAVTHIIRNGAAWYKQMGTEKSTGSKIFSLSGHVNNPGNYEVELGFSLKKLIYDPEYGGGIRGGKKLKGVIPGGSSTPFLTAETFDINLDYESLAAAGSMLGSGAVIVFNEDTCIVWVIKKLIHFYRHESCGKCTPCREGTGWLEQIINRIEAGKGQPGDVELIEEICGNILGRTVCPLGDAAVMPVLSAIKNWRDEWQYHIDNKKCLVKTEFPFN is encoded by the coding sequence ATGTTCTACTCACCCGTAAGAACCAATGCCGCAGAGGTTGCCAAGAGCGACCGGCTTCATCTCTTCAGATATGTCGAAGATCCGGATCAGGTCAATATCGACACCTACGTCAAGCACGGCGGCTGGGCAATCTGGCCGAAGGTGCTGAAAGAGTGGAGCGCTGAAAACGTTCAACTGGAGGTGAAGAATTCCGGATTGCGCGGTCGCGGCGGCGCCGGTTTCCCGACCGGAGTCAAATGGGGTTTTCTGCCCAAGGGGCTCAACAAACCGGTTTACCTGTGTTGCAACGCCGATGAATCCGAACCCGGAACCTGTAAGGATCGTGTCATACTCGAACGTGACCCGCATGCTGTGATCGAAGGGATGTGCATTGCCGCTTATGCCATTGGCTGCCATCTCATGTTTATCTATATCCGCGGAGAGTTCGCTCATTGCGCCGATATGATCGAGAAAGCTCTGGGTGAAGCTTACAAGGCCGGGCATCTCGGTAAGAACATACACGGTAGTGGTTACGACCTTGACATGATCGTCCATACCGGCGGCGGTGCTTATATCTGTGGTGAGGAAACGGCGCTTCTTAACTCGCTCGAAGGCGAGCGCGGGATGTCCCGAATAAAACCGCCGTTCCCGGCGGTGGAAGGTCTTTATTCTTGTCCGACCATCATAAACAACGTTGAGTCGTTGACGGCCGTAACGCACATCATTCGCAACGGAGCCGCCTGGTACAAGCAGATGGGGACGGAGAAGTCCACGGGCTCGAAGATTTTCTCGCTCAGCGGGCATGTCAACAATCCCGGGAATTACGAGGTCGAACTCGGCTTTTCGCTCAAGAAGTTAATCTATGACCCGGAATACGGCGGCGGTATTCGAGGCGGCAAGAAGTTGAAGGGGGTGATCCCGGGCGGATCATCGACACCTTTCCTGACGGCCGAGACATTCGATATCAACCTTGACTATGAATCACTCGCCGCGGCCGGCTCGATGCTCGGTTCCGGGGCGGTGATTGTATTTAACGAAGACACCTGTATTGTCTGGGTGATCAAAAAGCTGATCCATTTCTATCGTCACGAATCCTGCGGCAAGTGTACGCCTTGTCGTGAAGGCACCGGCTGGCTCGAACAGATCATCAATCGAATCGAAGCCGGTAAAGGTCAACCGGGTGATGTGGAATTGATCGAAGAAATTTGTGGCAATATCCTGGGTCGGACGGTTTGTCCGCTGGGTGATGCGGCGGTAATGCCGGTTCTGTCGGCCATCAAGAACTGGCGCGATGAATGGCAGTACCATATTGACAACAAGAAATGCCTGGTGAAGACGGAGTTCCCTTTTAACTAG
- the nuoG gene encoding NADH-quinone oxidoreductase subunit NuoG, protein MAEETKKDTAAVPTVTLTIDDRTVTVPKGTTVLEAARGVGIHIPTFCWHPKLKPAGSCRMCYVEIEKWPKLAVSCATDATDGMVVHTNSDLVLRGRRAVLEFLLTNHPLDCPTCDKGGECELQNLTFAHGIDTSRFEFTKYRFVDEGMSTTFDDLKIGPEIVLNRNRCILCYRCVRANKQAFGEYDLGVYERGNMAQINAAPGEQVDNPFSGNLPEICPVGALTNSDWRYKIRVWLTKTSPSICNFTSSGSNTLFYKDQHKNHIYRTTSRRNDDIDDGWIADVTRYGYQIITSPDRLKQPLIRRDGKQVPASWDEAISLIAQRFVEIKERKGAVCIAGLAAPNLDNKALYSFNKFFRKILGSNNIDFRQDYRWLPEEPDSVFSKLCNQPFKIADIDTSDVIVCFATDLIREHPNEYLRVRKARNFHKPRIYSLNPYAVKAADVADLELVYRIGQDEAALAGIGLAAIEQSLADPGKAGQFKESCGYGSLAEAAQAAGLEPDELKVVARALAEGRKITFMIGELAARSKAREIIGAAVSNLNLLMSLSERGQLAVLARYANSRGAEMLGVVPNPPEALKAKLTELWGSYPESAAHNTDAMLNLMKKEEIDACLIVGGNPMSIYPDKEFTREGLEKLDFLVVADMFETETTELADVVLPLGSWAEVEGDFINLEGVKQTASKALNPVEQSKSAEELIRLIAQAMDESALGEEAILTDEIAQALAVYKPSVLPDKMIKVTPESEEVSAEYPHPVLICDDPHHCGYVTEKAPSLVNFAGEAYVELSQEMADRYGLENGTSVRLVSPTGKVILPVKISEHVENDVLLLPRNFSAVAVTSLLLRKLRVDRVNLSKVDE, encoded by the coding sequence ATGGCGGAAGAGACGAAAAAAGATACAGCGGCAGTACCCACTGTCACATTGACGATCGATGACCGCACGGTAACGGTCCCCAAGGGGACAACCGTACTGGAAGCGGCGCGCGGTGTGGGAATACATATCCCCACATTTTGCTGGCATCCCAAGCTGAAGCCGGCCGGGTCCTGTCGTATGTGCTATGTTGAAATCGAGAAATGGCCGAAGCTGGCTGTTTCCTGTGCTACTGATGCGACCGACGGGATGGTGGTGCACACGAATTCGGATCTGGTTCTCAGAGGACGTCGAGCCGTGCTCGAATTCCTCCTGACGAATCACCCGCTGGACTGTCCCACGTGTGATAAGGGGGGAGAATGCGAACTGCAAAATCTCACCTTTGCCCACGGTATCGATACCAGCCGGTTTGAGTTCACTAAATACCGCTTTGTCGATGAGGGGATGTCGACCACGTTCGACGACCTCAAAATCGGACCGGAAATAGTGCTCAATCGGAACCGTTGTATCTTGTGCTACAGATGTGTTCGCGCCAACAAGCAGGCGTTCGGAGAATACGACCTGGGTGTTTATGAGCGCGGTAATATGGCTCAGATCAATGCCGCTCCCGGTGAGCAGGTCGATAATCCTTTTTCCGGCAACCTGCCCGAGATTTGTCCGGTTGGGGCTTTGACCAACAGTGACTGGCGCTACAAAATCAGGGTTTGGCTGACCAAGACTTCACCCTCGATCTGCAATTTCACCAGCAGCGGCTCGAACACGCTCTTCTATAAAGATCAACACAAGAATCACATATATCGTACGACATCGCGGCGCAACGACGACATCGATGACGGCTGGATAGCCGACGTAACTCGTTATGGCTATCAGATCATCACTTCTCCGGACCGCTTAAAACAGCCGCTGATCAGACGGGACGGCAAGCAGGTCCCGGCCTCATGGGATGAGGCGATCAGCCTTATTGCACAACGTTTTGTTGAGATAAAGGAGCGCAAGGGAGCGGTATGTATCGCCGGACTGGCAGCTCCGAACCTGGATAACAAGGCGTTGTATTCTTTTAACAAGTTCTTCCGGAAAATCCTTGGTTCGAACAACATCGATTTCAGACAAGACTATCGGTGGTTGCCGGAGGAGCCTGATTCGGTATTCAGCAAACTCTGCAATCAACCGTTTAAAATCGCCGATATTGATACCTCAGATGTTATAGTTTGTTTCGCGACCGATTTGATTCGCGAGCATCCGAATGAATATCTGCGTGTCCGCAAGGCGCGGAATTTCCACAAACCGCGCATTTACTCGCTCAATCCGTATGCCGTCAAGGCGGCTGATGTCGCCGATCTGGAATTGGTTTATCGGATCGGACAGGACGAAGCGGCTCTGGCCGGAATTGGTCTGGCGGCGATCGAACAATCCCTGGCTGATCCCGGCAAGGCCGGTCAGTTTAAGGAGTCTTGCGGTTATGGCTCTCTTGCCGAGGCTGCTCAGGCTGCCGGTCTCGAACCTGATGAGTTGAAAGTTGTTGCGCGCGCCCTTGCCGAGGGTCGCAAAATTACTTTCATGATCGGTGAATTGGCCGCTCGCTCGAAAGCACGCGAAATTATCGGTGCTGCGGTCTCTAATCTAAATCTGCTGATGAGCCTGAGTGAGCGCGGACAATTAGCCGTTTTAGCTCGCTATGCCAATTCGCGTGGAGCCGAAATGCTGGGAGTGGTTCCCAATCCGCCCGAAGCACTCAAAGCGAAGTTAACCGAGCTTTGGGGGAGTTATCCCGAATCGGCGGCGCACAATACCGATGCTATGCTCAATCTGATGAAGAAGGAAGAGATTGACGCTTGCCTGATCGTGGGCGGCAATCCGATGTCCATATATCCTGACAAGGAGTTCACTCGGGAAGGTCTCGAGAAACTGGATTTCCTGGTTGTAGCCGACATGTTCGAGACGGAGACGACCGAATTGGCCGATGTCGTATTGCCGCTGGGCAGTTGGGCTGAGGTCGAGGGTGATTTCATCAATCTTGAAGGCGTCAAACAGACCGCCTCAAAAGCCTTGAATCCGGTGGAACAATCCAAATCGGCGGAAGAACTAATCCGCCTTATCGCTCAGGCGATGGATGAGTCCGCACTGGGAGAAGAAGCGATTCTGACCGATGAGATTGCTCAGGCACTGGCGGTTTATAAGCCTTCCGTTTTGCCGGACAAGATGATCAAGGTGACACCCGAATCGGAAGAGGTTTCGGCGGAGTATCCGCATCCGGTTCTGATTTGCGACGATCCTCATCATTGCGGATATGTGACCGAAAAAGCTCCCTCGCTGGTCAATTTTGCCGGTGAGGCTTATGTCGAGTTGTCACAGGAAATGGCCGATCGGTACGGTCTGGAAAACGGTACTTCCGTTCGGTTGGTATCGCCGACCGGTAAAGTGATACTCCCGGTCAAAATATCCGAGCATGTTGAGAACGATGTCCTGCTGTTGCCGCGTAACTTCTCGGCGGTTGCAGTGACATCACTGTTGCTTCGCAAGCTGCGAGTGGACCGAGTCAACCTAAGTAAAGTGGATGAATGA
- the nuoH gene encoding NADH-quinone oxidoreductase subunit NuoH encodes MWETIIIASIKIIAVLIVVLTGCAYATLFERRLLARMQHRMGPTWAGPSGILQPIADAVKLIFKEDISPDNVEKWTYTLAPVISFIPAFLTFAVVPFSSDMTFFGYEVTGVISDLNIGILWVFAVTSLGVYGIVLAGWSSGSKYSLLGGIRSSAQMISYEVGYGLSIIGVLLIANTLSMRELVDQQASFFDWFIFRQPLGFLLFLTCAIAETNRLPFDLPEAEAELVAGYHTEYSSMKFAMFFIGEYASMIAVSSVAATIFLGGWHGPFLPPVIWFLIKVLIFMTIYVWLRGTFPRFRYDQLMNFGWKIIFPLALANTLITAAVVML; translated from the coding sequence ATGTGGGAAACCATCATCATAGCATCGATTAAAATAATCGCGGTCCTGATTGTCGTTCTGACCGGATGCGCTTATGCGACGTTGTTCGAACGCCGTCTGCTGGCTCGCATGCAGCATCGTATGGGGCCGACCTGGGCAGGTCCCAGTGGTATCCTGCAGCCGATTGCCGATGCCGTGAAGCTGATTTTTAAGGAAGATATCTCTCCGGACAATGTCGAAAAGTGGACCTATACGCTGGCCCCGGTAATTTCGTTTATCCCGGCCTTTCTCACCTTCGCCGTTGTTCCGTTTTCGAGTGATATGACCTTTTTCGGATACGAAGTCACCGGTGTGATTTCGGATCTTAATATCGGTATCCTTTGGGTATTCGCCGTAACTTCGCTGGGAGTGTACGGTATCGTTCTGGCTGGTTGGTCGTCGGGATCGAAGTATTCTCTGCTTGGCGGAATCCGTTCTTCGGCCCAGATGATTTCTTACGAGGTCGGCTACGGATTGTCGATCATCGGAGTGCTGTTGATTGCCAACACGCTTTCGATGAGAGAACTGGTCGATCAGCAGGCTTCTTTCTTCGATTGGTTCATCTTCCGGCAACCGCTCGGTTTCCTGCTCTTTTTGACATGTGCCATTGCCGAGACCAACCGTCTTCCGTTCGATTTGCCCGAAGCGGAAGCAGAATTGGTGGCCGGTTACCATACGGAATACTCTTCGATGAAGTTCGCGATGTTCTTTATCGGTGAATATGCCTCGATGATTGCCGTATCCTCGGTTGCGGCGACCATATTCCTCGGCGGCTGGCACGGACCGTTTTTGCCGCCGGTTATCTGGTTCCTGATCAAAGTTTTGATCTTCATGACTATCTATGTCTGGTTACGCGGCACTTTCCCGCGTTTCCGCTATGACCAATTGATGAACTTCGGCTGGAAAATAATTTTCCCGCTGGCGTTGGCGAACACGCTTATAACGGCAGCCGTGGTGATGCTGTAG
- the nuoI gene encoding NADH-quinone oxidoreductase subunit NuoI has protein sequence MKSLLQALKHVFFDMPIGLWTTFKHVFKKPLTLDYPRKKKPMSPRYRGRHYLERYDDGTERCVCCGLCAAACPADAIYMEPKENEKGERGAKVYEINLLRCIFCGFCEEACPEEAIFLGQEYEFAGDNRNSFLWTKEDMLVPHPRKDNPLKRIYRRVRKVYGVTDKPK, from the coding sequence ATGAAGTCGTTATTACAAGCGCTGAAACATGTGTTTTTCGACATGCCGATAGGGCTGTGGACCACTTTCAAACACGTGTTCAAAAAACCGCTGACCCTGGATTACCCGCGCAAGAAGAAGCCGATGTCTCCGCGCTATCGCGGACGTCACTACCTCGAGCGCTATGACGATGGCACCGAGCGCTGTGTCTGTTGCGGTTTATGCGCCGCGGCCTGTCCCGCTGATGCCATTTATATGGAGCCTAAGGAAAACGAAAAAGGTGAACGCGGCGCCAAGGTTTACGAGATAAACCTGCTGCGTTGCATTTTCTGCGGTTTCTGTGAAGAGGCCTGTCCCGAGGAAGCGATATTCCTCGGCCAGGAATATGAGTTCGCGGGTGATAATCGCAATTCATTCCTCTGGACGAAAGAAGACATGCTGGTGCCGCATCCGCGTAAGGATAATCCGCTCAAGCGGATTTATCGTCGGGTGCGCAAGGTGTATGGAGTAACGGACAAGCCCAAATGA
- a CDS encoding NADH-quinone oxidoreductase subunit J produces MMLDTVIFVFSAIVAVFGAVMMIGQRNPVASVLYLIVSIVAQAVLYVQLGALFLSAVLIIVYAGAILVLFLFVIMLLNLRSSEDLGEGSTVLSKATKYVVSVLFVIEMAMVVRSGLFAKAGPIGIMPEPSTHFGAVDTVAELLYSKYLYPFELTSILLLAAIVGAVVIARRHRPEDPSLEEEKGQE; encoded by the coding sequence ATGATGCTCGATACGGTCATATTTGTGTTCTCCGCCATAGTCGCGGTGTTCGGTGCGGTCATGATGATCGGCCAGCGCAATCCGGTGGCCTCAGTGCTGTATCTGATCGTTTCGATCGTGGCACAGGCGGTTCTCTATGTTCAGCTCGGGGCTCTTTTTCTGAGCGCGGTGCTGATCATTGTGTATGCCGGGGCCATTCTCGTGCTGTTTCTGTTCGTCATTATGTTGCTGAATTTACGAAGCAGTGAGGATCTCGGTGAGGGTTCCACGGTCCTGAGTAAAGCTACCAAATATGTCGTCTCGGTGTTGTTCGTAATTGAGATGGCTATGGTAGTCAGGTCCGGATTATTCGCTAAAGCCGGACCGATCGGCATCATGCCCGAGCCTTCGACGCATTTCGGAGCGGTCGATACCGTGGCCGAGTTGCTTTATTCCAAATACCTGTATCCGTTCGAGCTTACTTCGATTCTGCTTCTGGCAGCAATCGTAGGAGCTGTCGTAATTGCCCGGCGTCATCGGCCCGAAGACCCGAGCCTCGAAGAAGAGAAGGGACAAGAATAA
- the nuoK gene encoding NADH-quinone oxidoreductase subunit NuoK, giving the protein MLTIPAFLMVAVVLFAIGIVGVMISRNIIVMFMSVELMLNAANLALIAFSRALNLTDGHAFVFLVLAVAAAEVAVGLALVITIYRNRETINIDRYDLLKW; this is encoded by the coding sequence ATGTTGACCATTCCCGCCTTCTTGATGGTAGCGGTCGTATTGTTCGCGATCGGGATAGTCGGTGTAATGATCTCCCGCAATATAATCGTGATGTTCATGTCGGTAGAGCTAATGCTCAATGCCGCCAACCTGGCCCTTATTGCTTTCTCACGCGCCCTGAATCTGACCGACGGCCATGCCTTCGTGTTCCTTGTGCTCGCGGTAGCGGCCGCTGAGGTAGCGGTTGGGCTGGCTTTGGTTATCACGATTTACCGTAACCGCGAAACGATCAATATCGATCGTTACGATTTGCTCAAATGGTGA